The genomic interval CAGCTCGAATTTTGACCTCGGTGACGAGGTTCCCCCAGCATGTCACGACTTCCCGAGCAGCTTGCGTCGCCTGCTTCTTCCTCATAGTCATCAGCACCACGTTGCGGGGGGCGGCTGTCACAGCTCTCGTGACAAGTCTAGGGAGCCGGTGCAGGCGTTGGTAGAGCTCCGGGTGGCGGTGCCACACGAGTACTTCGCCGCACGACGCCGAATAGACCTTGCGGAGTAGCACATGCTTGTCGCTGGTGGGGCGGAAGTACATGAGCATGTCCGGTGCCGCTGCCACATCGGCTCCCACCCGCAGGGCCAGCCGGATGGAAAGCTCGAAGTCCTCGATGCCGTATGGAGGCAGGGCTGTGTCGAAGCCCCCGGCCGCGAAGAAGACATCGCGGCGGAACGCGCGTTGCCGCTCATCACGGCGTTGCCGAAGCTACCGCGTACGACACATTCGGGGTTCAATATCGGCGCGTCCGGGTCGAAGGGCTCGCGCATCTCACGGTTGAGCCCTGCCACGACGTCATGGGCCAGCAACCCGTCATGGGCTGCTTGGACCCATCCTTCGGCCACCTGGTCGTCACAATCACAGAACGCGAGAAATCGGGCGCGACTCTCTTGGGCTCCGCTGTTGCGGGCTGCCCCGGCACCCTTCTTCGCAGAGGCGTCGATGACCCGCAGGGGCACGGGAAAATTTCGAGCGATCCCCTCGACCACATCCCGCGTGTCGTCGGTGGAACCGTTGTCCGCGACGATGACCTCCCAGCGGATGCGCGAGCGTTGGGCGCGTAGCGCGTCCAACTGCTGTCGGATGACGTGCGCGCCGTTGAGCACGCAGATGATGACACTGAGGTCAGGCCCTGGCTCGGTTGGCTGCGTCTCGATCATTCGGACCCCCACAAGTGCTCCAGTGCTTCGGCGCGATGCCGCAGCGTGTGCTCGGCCAGCGTGCGGCGACGCCCCTGCTCTCGCAACGCGGCGTAGGACGAAGGGCGGGCCATGACATCCCGCGCGAGCGCGACGAGCTCGTCGTGGCCCTCGAAGACGAGCACTTCCTCGCCGGGCACGTAGTACTCCTCCACGTCGACTCGGTCGACCAGCTGAACGGCGCTGACACCGGCGGCTTCGAACGTGCGCATCGTGAAGCCATCCTGGTCACCGTGGATGTTGAGTGTCGCGATGCTGTTGCGCATGATCGCGAGGGCGTCCGTGCCGGGCACGTCTCGGCCACTGGGGATCCCCCTGCTCGTGAGACGCCACGTCCGCGCGCGGTCATACGGGTGATCCGACCATCCTCTCCCCCACGCCTGCACGGGGACCCGCACTCATGAGGGCCTGCAGCGCATCCTCGCGCTTGGCGAGCGGGGCACCGATGAACGACACCACGCCCCGGCCGGCTGACGTCGTGCTCATCGCGGCCGTGTCGTCGAAGCCCAGCGGCACGTGCAGGGCGTCGAAGCCCTGGCCGACCAGGGCCTGCGTGTCCAACGCGCTGTAGGTCGCCATGCGGGCGTAGCGGCCCACCAGCTGCGGATCGAAGTCGGTGCGTCGCATCTCGTCGTACATCCACACGGCGACGTGGGAGGCCGATGTCTGCGCTGCCTGCCAGAAGTCGTCGGTCAGCACATCGCCGCGGATCACGAGCACGATGTCGGGCTTCACCTCACGCACGCGTGAGGCCGCCCGTTGCGAGACGACCTGTGGCGACAGGTGAGCGTCCTTGCCGCGCAGCTTGGCCGGCAGCTCGTGACGCGCCTTGCGCCAGACCCGCTCGGCCGACGAGGTCGCGGCGTCGTAGCAGTACGTCTCCACCGTGTAGTCGAGTGACTCGAAGGCGCGGCGGATCGAGGTGTAGTACCCGTGGAATCCGGGCGAGACGATGAGCAGCCGCGTCACGACGTCTCCCCACCGATCTGCTTCGCCGGCACGCCACACGACGCGGCCGGCGGTAACGTCGCGGATGACG from Dermacoccus nishinomiyaensis carries:
- a CDS encoding glycosyltransferase family 2 protein encodes the protein MIETQPTEPGPDLSVIICVLNGAHVIRQQLDALRAQRSRIRWEVIVADNGSTDDTRDVVEGIARNFPVPLRVIDASAKKGAGAARNSGAQESRARFLAFCDCDDQVAEGWVQAAHDGLLAHDVVAGLNREMREPFDPDAPILNPECVVRGSFGNAVMSGNARSAAMSSSRPGASTQPCLHTASRTSSFPSGWPCGWEPMWQRHRTCSCTSAPPATSMCYSARSIRRRAAKYSCGTATRSSTNACTGSLDLSREL
- a CDS encoding glycosyltransferase family protein gives rise to the protein MRVPVQAWGRGWSDHPYDRARTWRLTSRGIPSGRDVPGTDALAIMRNSIATLNIHGDQDGFTMRTFEAAGVSAVQLVDRVDVEEYYVPGEEVLVFEGHDELVALARDVMARPSSYAALREQGRRRTLAEHTLRHRAEALEHLWGSE